From a region of the Chroicocephalus ridibundus chromosome 8, bChrRid1.1, whole genome shotgun sequence genome:
- the RGS21 gene encoding regulator of G-protein signaling 21 isoform X2: MPMKSSAGETMAWSESVDTLLANKDGLAAFRTFLKSEFSEENVEFWLACEDFKKTKSSTKITSKAQKIYSDFIQADAPKEINIDFHTKNHISQNISEPTLSCFDDAQRLIYSLMAKDSFPRFLRSEVYKELVKKQENRNQKRWLPFL; this comes from the exons ATGCCAATGAA GTCAAGTGCTGGGGAAACAATGGCCTGGTCTGAGTCTGTGGATACACTACTAGCTAACAAAG ACGGCTTGGCAGCTTTTAGGACATTTTTGAAGTCAGAGTTCAGTGAGGAGAATGTGGAGTTCTGGCTGGCCTGCGAGGACTTCAAGAAAACCAAGTCCTCCACTAAGATCACCTCAAAAGCCCAAAAGATTTATTCTGACTTTATACAAGCTGATGCTCCAAAGGAG ATTAATATTGACTTCCATACCAAAAACCACATCTCTCAGAATATCTCTGAGCCCACCCTCAGCTGCTTCGATGATGCTCAGAGGTTAATCTATAGTCTCATGGCAAAGGACTCTTTCCCCAGGTTTCTAAGGTCAGAAGTGTACAAGGAACTAGTAAAGAAGCAAGAGAACAGAAATCAGAAGAGATGGCTCCCATTTTTGTGA
- the RGS21 gene encoding regulator of G-protein signaling 21 isoform X1: MPMKCCFHRSSAGETMAWSESVDTLLANKDGLAAFRTFLKSEFSEENVEFWLACEDFKKTKSSTKITSKAQKIYSDFIQADAPKEINIDFHTKNHISQNISEPTLSCFDDAQRLIYSLMAKDSFPRFLRSEVYKELVKKQENRNQKRWLPFL; this comes from the exons ATGCCAATGAA ATGTTGTTTCCACAGGTCAAGTGCTGGGGAAACAATGGCCTGGTCTGAGTCTGTGGATACACTACTAGCTAACAAAG ACGGCTTGGCAGCTTTTAGGACATTTTTGAAGTCAGAGTTCAGTGAGGAGAATGTGGAGTTCTGGCTGGCCTGCGAGGACTTCAAGAAAACCAAGTCCTCCACTAAGATCACCTCAAAAGCCCAAAAGATTTATTCTGACTTTATACAAGCTGATGCTCCAAAGGAG ATTAATATTGACTTCCATACCAAAAACCACATCTCTCAGAATATCTCTGAGCCCACCCTCAGCTGCTTCGATGATGCTCAGAGGTTAATCTATAGTCTCATGGCAAAGGACTCTTTCCCCAGGTTTCTAAGGTCAGAAGTGTACAAGGAACTAGTAAAGAAGCAAGAGAACAGAAATCAGAAGAGATGGCTCCCATTTTTGTGA